In Alteromonas mediterranea DE, a single genomic region encodes these proteins:
- the glpD gene encoding glycerol-3-phosphate dehydrogenase, translated as MIHNKQSEKTLDVLVVGGGVNGVGVALDAAGRGLSVALCEKGDLAGATSSSSSKLIHGGLRYLEHYEFRLVKEALAEREVLLKKAPHIMWPLRFRLPHQKHLRPAWMIRIGLFMYDSLAKRNMLPRSRKLSTTSESPLVSDISTCFEYSDGWVDDARLVVLNALAAQDQGAQIYTRTECVKAEKQDNLWCVELKTAEGKTFTVKAKSIVNAAGPWAVSFLDRLVNVNNPNAMRMVKGSHFIVPKLYDTDEAYILQNKDGRIVFVIPYEGDFSLVGTTDEDFKGNPSDAAISDEETEYLVDVVNHYFKTKITRNDIVHSYSGVRPLLEEKNASAQELTRDYKVELKGEAGKPVLLNIFGGKITTYRKLAEHAVDKLVTCFPKAKKAWTKEVPLPGGAFEDQASLVSKLISEFPWLEQSIAQRYARQYGLLCYKFLKGVTSVKEMGEDFGFGMYRAEVDYLIDCEWAYTIEDVLWRRTKHGLRLNKTQQEVLAQYISSKVADTTDTVGVTAASA; from the coding sequence ATGATTCACAACAAACAATCTGAAAAAACGCTAGACGTTTTAGTCGTAGGCGGCGGTGTAAATGGCGTGGGTGTAGCGCTTGATGCAGCGGGCCGAGGGCTGTCGGTTGCTTTGTGTGAAAAAGGCGACTTAGCTGGTGCGACATCATCTTCAAGCAGTAAACTCATCCACGGTGGTCTTAGGTACCTAGAGCATTACGAGTTTCGTTTGGTTAAAGAGGCATTAGCTGAACGGGAAGTACTGTTGAAGAAAGCGCCGCATATCATGTGGCCTTTGCGTTTTCGTCTTCCTCATCAAAAGCATCTACGTCCAGCCTGGATGATTCGAATTGGCCTATTCATGTACGATTCACTGGCAAAGCGCAACATGTTGCCTCGCTCGCGCAAGCTTTCAACCACCAGTGAAAGCCCTTTAGTTAGCGATATTTCAACGTGTTTCGAATATTCTGACGGTTGGGTAGATGATGCGCGCCTAGTGGTACTTAACGCGTTAGCTGCCCAGGATCAAGGCGCTCAAATTTATACTCGAACCGAGTGTGTTAAAGCAGAAAAACAAGATAATTTGTGGTGCGTAGAACTTAAAACCGCTGAAGGGAAAACGTTTACAGTCAAAGCGAAGTCGATTGTGAATGCGGCAGGCCCTTGGGCTGTTTCTTTCCTTGATCGCCTGGTAAATGTTAACAACCCTAACGCCATGCGAATGGTGAAAGGTAGTCACTTCATTGTACCTAAGCTATACGACACAGATGAGGCCTATATTCTTCAAAACAAAGACGGCCGAATAGTGTTTGTGATCCCTTATGAAGGGGATTTCTCTTTGGTTGGCACGACAGATGAGGACTTTAAAGGTAATCCGTCTGATGCTGCGATTTCAGATGAAGAGACGGAGTACCTTGTCGATGTGGTTAACCACTACTTTAAAACAAAGATTACCCGAAATGATATCGTGCATTCATACAGTGGCGTGCGCCCTCTTTTAGAGGAAAAAAATGCGTCTGCGCAAGAGCTCACCCGCGACTACAAAGTTGAATTAAAAGGTGAAGCTGGAAAGCCTGTCTTACTTAATATTTTTGGCGGAAAGATAACGACATACCGAAAGCTTGCTGAGCACGCGGTTGATAAACTCGTAACCTGTTTTCCAAAAGCGAAAAAAGCGTGGACGAAAGAAGTGCCGTTGCCGGGAGGCGCGTTTGAAGATCAAGCCTCGCTGGTTTCAAAACTAATTAGTGAGTTCCCGTGGCTAGAACAATCTATTGCACAGCGATACGCCCGCCAGTACGGTTTGTTGTGCTATAAGTTTCTAAAAGGCGTAACGTCTGTAAAAGAAATGGGTGAGGATTTTGGTTTCGGCATGTATCGCGCTGAGGTCGACTACCTTATCGATTGTGAATGGGCTTACACAATAGAAGACGTGCTATGGCGAAGAACCAAGCATGGGTTGCGTTTAAATAAAACGCAGCAAGAGGTCTTGGCGCAGTATATTTCCAGTAAAGTTGCCGATACGACCGACACGGTTGGTGTAACAGCTGCGAGCGCGTAA
- a CDS encoding phosphoglycerate mutase family protein, with product MAHNQIREVVFIRHGKPLSAHNEKINSACYANWVRQYNKSLLDPASHPKKTVPLENSYIVTSPLLRAKLSAAYYGVTEVNEELPYLKEMDIPYYKLPFTLRSWHWVVLSRALWFLGVTGRFESFKFAKQRVKKLVCHVEKLSETHQRIVLFGHGMTNYYAGKFLIKNGWELKQKDRDFWGVTVLQKAEATNANA from the coding sequence ATGGCTCACAATCAGATCAGAGAAGTGGTATTTATTCGTCATGGAAAGCCGCTTTCTGCACACAATGAAAAGATAAACTCGGCATGCTACGCAAACTGGGTTCGTCAATATAATAAGTCGCTTCTTGACCCCGCTAGCCACCCTAAAAAGACAGTACCTCTTGAAAATAGCTATATCGTGACAAGTCCGTTGTTAAGAGCCAAGCTCTCTGCTGCATATTACGGCGTAACGGAAGTAAACGAAGAACTGCCTTACTTAAAAGAGATGGATATTCCTTATTATAAACTCCCGTTTACTTTGCGCAGTTGGCATTGGGTAGTACTAAGCCGTGCACTATGGTTTTTAGGGGTTACAGGTCGCTTCGAAAGCTTTAAGTTTGCTAAGCAAAGAGTGAAAAAGCTTGTTTGCCATGTTGAAAAATTGAGTGAAACACATCAAAGAATCGTGCTTTTCGGGCATGGTATGACTAACTATTACGCAGGGAAATTTTTAATAAAAAACGGATGGGAGCTTAAGCAAAAAGATCGCGATTTCTGGGGTGTGACTGTCTTGCAGAAAGCAGAGGCCACTAATGCGAATGCATAG
- a CDS encoding PilN domain-containing protein — MKRTINLYHPSLQPQKERLPLAKVLWVNGVAFAVMLTAVVLLNVTLSGKQETLKHQTAAVSQINDEIKALTAALEKKRDTKNLQQQLARVNTKIENRKQLLAYLESGELSFDATKYGEVMDDLANYHNQNLWLTRIDIDTQKIRLSGQTIAPSSIPQWLKKLQQSPFFQGKAFSSVKFDEVEDTDNVKQFLISTDFEGEDDEPVPTTL, encoded by the coding sequence TTGAAAAGAACGATAAACCTTTACCACCCATCACTGCAGCCTCAAAAAGAGCGACTCCCCCTCGCAAAAGTACTTTGGGTTAATGGCGTTGCCTTTGCCGTAATGCTTACAGCTGTGGTTTTGCTCAACGTAACTTTAAGTGGCAAGCAGGAAACGCTAAAGCACCAGACGGCGGCGGTGAGTCAAATAAATGACGAAATAAAAGCGTTAACCGCTGCACTTGAGAAGAAACGAGATACCAAAAACTTACAGCAGCAGTTAGCGCGGGTAAATACGAAAATAGAAAACAGAAAGCAGTTACTGGCGTACCTTGAAAGTGGAGAGCTTTCCTTCGATGCAACAAAATACGGTGAAGTGATGGATGATTTAGCGAACTATCACAACCAAAACCTATGGTTAACCCGCATTGATATAGATACGCAGAAAATTCGCCTATCTGGGCAAACAATAGCGCCTTCATCAATACCCCAGTGGCTTAAAAAGTTACAGCAGTCTCCTTTTTTTCAAGGTAAAGCCTTTTCATCGGTGAAATTTGATGAAGTGGAAGATACCGACAACGTAAAACAATTTTTAATTTCTACCGACTTTGAAGGAGAGGATGATGAGCCAGTACCAACAACTCTCTGA
- a CDS encoding type II secretion system protein M, which translates to MSQYQQLSEKFSALEGREKQLILWVSFGLIVYLFFWFGILPALDDLSTADKAVKRKSSEYNALVIQRDAVQQALSIDYTQRTQQELDSARKALLAIDEELLSLNEGFVAADRMPELLMTLLNEENNVRLVNFNVEPTQIVRFGEGESQSTPFYRHNMRLIIEGSYFDLRGYLARLQASPEKVIVTDFAYHVAQYPNATLALGLATVSNNETFISL; encoded by the coding sequence ATGAGCCAGTACCAACAACTCTCTGAAAAGTTTTCGGCCCTTGAGGGGAGAGAAAAGCAGCTTATTTTATGGGTGAGTTTTGGCCTCATCGTATATCTGTTCTTCTGGTTTGGTATTTTGCCCGCGCTTGACGATTTATCAACAGCCGACAAAGCAGTGAAAAGAAAAAGCAGTGAGTACAACGCCTTGGTTATTCAACGAGATGCCGTTCAACAGGCGCTTTCTATCGATTACACGCAGCGCACCCAGCAAGAGCTGGATAGCGCAAGAAAAGCCTTACTTGCGATAGATGAAGAGCTACTTTCATTGAACGAAGGGTTCGTGGCAGCAGACAGAATGCCGGAATTACTGATGACGCTATTAAACGAAGAAAACAACGTGCGTTTGGTTAATTTCAACGTTGAGCCTACTCAAATCGTTCGCTTTGGCGAGGGAGAGTCGCAAAGCACGCCGTTTTATCGTCATAACATGCGCTTAATTATTGAAGGTAGTTATTTTGACCTACGCGGCTATTTAGCGCGTCTTCAAGCGTCGCCAGAAAAGGTGATAGTAACTGACTTTGCTTACCACGTTGCACAATACCCAAACGCTACATTGGCGCTTGGTCTGGCAACGGTTAGCAATAACGAAACCTTTATTTCGCTGTAA
- a CDS encoding agglutinin biogenesis protein MshK: MVKLFKIVVTALAIVSVTLPTASGAVDPTKPAVSKASMPGDKNTIAGELTLQSIFKRSTGYSAIISGKSYRVGDTLDEYTISKINPKNVVITDGRQQQTLRMYAYEIKK, from the coding sequence ATGGTGAAGCTATTTAAAATTGTAGTTACAGCGTTAGCGATAGTCAGTGTGACCCTGCCAACCGCATCAGGGGCGGTAGACCCAACCAAACCGGCGGTTTCAAAGGCTTCTATGCCTGGCGATAAAAATACCATTGCGGGCGAGTTAACGCTTCAATCTATTTTTAAACGCAGTACAGGCTATAGCGCCATTATTTCGGGAAAGTCCTACCGAGTTGGCGACACGCTTGACGAGTACACCATTTCGAAAATTAATCCTAAAAATGTGGTTATCACTGACGGACGTCAGCAACAGACACTAAGAATGTATGCATATGAAATTAAAAAGTAG